In Streptomyces sp. NBC_00483, a single window of DNA contains:
- a CDS encoding ABC transporter ATP-binding protein: MTETLQTPEVSKNARTLLSADQLHVTFPGRRGAADARAVDGVDLDIAPGEIVALVGESGCGKTSLARTLLGLEKPTSGKVTFAGKPLDYASKALKSYRKRVQLVLQDPSGSLNPRHTVYDAVAEGLRIHGYAGDEREAVANALSRAGLRPPERFFLRYPHELSGGQRQRVVIAGALVLDPELIVADEPVASLDASVRGEILALLLRLRDELGLSALVVTHDLGLAWNIADRVAVMYLGRIVETGKVEDVLTSPQHPYTQALLSVLPEAPGEPVVLTGEPPDPSRIPGGCRFHARCQVLADGRAEEAGVADSCRTVDLPVLSGAATSQVACHWAAAKAAAE, from the coding sequence ATGACAGAAACGCTGCAGACGCCCGAGGTGTCGAAGAACGCGCGGACGCTGCTCAGCGCCGACCAGCTGCACGTCACGTTCCCCGGCCGGCGCGGCGCCGCCGATGCGCGGGCCGTGGACGGCGTCGACCTGGACATCGCGCCGGGCGAGATCGTGGCGCTCGTCGGCGAGTCCGGCTGCGGAAAGACGAGCCTGGCGCGCACCCTGCTCGGCCTGGAGAAGCCGACGTCGGGCAAGGTCACGTTCGCGGGCAAGCCGCTGGACTACGCCTCGAAGGCGCTCAAGTCGTACCGCAAGCGCGTCCAGTTGGTCCTCCAGGACCCGAGCGGCTCCCTGAACCCCCGGCACACGGTGTACGACGCGGTCGCCGAGGGGCTGCGCATCCACGGCTACGCGGGCGACGAGCGCGAGGCGGTCGCGAACGCCCTGTCCCGCGCGGGACTTCGCCCTCCGGAGCGCTTCTTCCTGCGCTATCCGCACGAGCTGTCGGGCGGCCAGCGCCAGCGCGTGGTCATCGCGGGCGCGCTCGTCCTCGACCCCGAACTGATCGTCGCTGACGAGCCGGTGGCGTCCCTGGACGCGTCCGTACGGGGTGAGATCCTCGCCCTGTTGCTGCGCCTGCGGGACGAGTTGGGCCTGTCCGCGCTCGTGGTCACGCACGACCTCGGCCTGGCGTGGAACATCGCGGACCGGGTGGCGGTGATGTACCTGGGCCGCATCGTGGAGACGGGCAAGGTGGAGGACGTCCTGACCTCACCCCAACACCCGTACACCCAGGCCCTGTTGTCGGTCCTTCCGGAGGCGCCGGGCGAACCGGTGGTCCTCACGGGCGAGCCCCCGGACCCGTCCCGCATCCCGGGCGGCTGCCGCTTCCACGCGCGCTGCCAGGTCCTGGCGGACGGCCGGGCGGAGGAGGCGGGGGTCGCGGACTCCTGCCGGACGGTAGATCTGCCGGTGCTGTCCGGCGCGGCGACGTCGCAGGTGGCGTGCCACTGGGCGGCGGCGAAGGCGGCGGCCGAGTAG
- a CDS encoding ABC transporter permease — MTADSTPALVQPADGTDGDPASAGPPLAARGPRARNTKAYVQYALAKIGGAIVSLFAVLVTSFFLFRLIPSDPVKQMTGGRKVSTEQLENLRHQYGLDQPMWKQFTSYIGDALSGDFGISFQFHTPVMDKIVDALPATLLLTGTAYVLYSALGIWLGTRTAWRNGSRSDRFNTAFALTLYSVPSFWLGLLLIIVFAVGIGPIPGMFPTGGLESGGETGFAYILDVAHHLVLPVITLVAVGYAQTLLVMRSSLLDEMGSDYLTTARAKGLRDDDVRRKHAVPNAMLPTFTLMFVNLGQVVAGQILVETVFSWPGLGGLFYQALSVPDLPLVQGLFFVFATAVILANTLADILYPLLDPRVGR, encoded by the coding sequence ATGACAGCTGACAGCACTCCGGCGCTCGTGCAGCCCGCGGACGGTACGGACGGCGACCCGGCTTCGGCCGGGCCGCCGTTGGCCGCCCGCGGCCCCCGGGCCCGCAACACCAAGGCGTACGTCCAGTACGCGCTCGCGAAGATCGGCGGCGCGATCGTCTCGCTCTTCGCCGTCCTCGTCACGAGCTTCTTCCTGTTCCGGCTGATCCCGTCCGATCCGGTCAAGCAGATGACCGGCGGCCGGAAGGTCTCCACGGAGCAGCTCGAGAACCTGCGCCACCAGTACGGCCTCGACCAGCCGATGTGGAAGCAGTTCACGTCGTACATCGGGGACGCGCTCTCCGGTGACTTCGGGATCTCGTTCCAGTTCCACACCCCGGTGATGGACAAGATCGTCGACGCGCTCCCGGCGACGCTGCTGCTCACGGGCACGGCGTACGTCCTGTACTCGGCGCTCGGCATCTGGCTCGGCACGCGCACGGCGTGGCGCAACGGATCGCGGAGCGACCGCTTCAACACGGCCTTCGCGCTGACCCTCTACTCGGTCCCGTCGTTCTGGCTGGGGCTGCTCCTCATCATCGTGTTCGCCGTCGGCATCGGGCCGATTCCCGGCATGTTCCCGACGGGCGGCCTCGAATCGGGCGGCGAGACCGGGTTCGCGTACATCCTCGATGTCGCGCACCATCTGGTCCTCCCGGTGATCACCCTGGTCGCGGTCGGCTATGCGCAGACGCTCCTCGTCATGCGCTCCTCGCTGCTCGACGAGATGGGCAGCGACTATCTGACGACCGCGCGCGCCAAGGGACTTCGGGACGACGACGTGCGCCGCAAGCACGCGGTGCCGAACGCGATGCTGCCGACGTTCACGCTGATGTTCGTGAACCTCGGGCAGGTGGTCGCCGGGCAGATCCTCGTCGAGACGGTCTTCTCCTGGCCGGGCCTCGGCGGCCTGTTCTACCAGGCGCTCTCCGTGCCCGATCTCCCGCTCGTCCAGGGCCTGTTCTTCGTCTTCGCCACCGCGGTGATCCTCGCGAACACCCTCGCCGACATCCTCTATCCGCTGCTCGACCCGAGGGTGGGCCGATGA
- a CDS encoding ABC transporter permease, whose amino-acid sequence MTTTETAPSKEPRTPKAPSARSLARARKRQSLARFWRSYRAHRSGMWGLGLLILIALIAIFAPALVGADSQSVTDAPGGPMEGPSGEFPLGTDQFGRSVLALLVYGARVSLTVGLLAAFLCVAIGTVIGIVAGHFRGWFSTVLMRITDWFLVMPTLVLAIALATVMDRSMWTVIIAIGVTTWPTTARLVRAQTLSVEARPYIERARALGGSHSHVMTRHVLPNVMPLVLAQTTMVISSAILTEATLAFLGLSDPTVTSWGGMLQDAREAGAVSAGDWWYLAPPGIAIAIVALSFTLCGRAVESVLNPKLGVRS is encoded by the coding sequence ATGACGACGACCGAAACCGCGCCTTCGAAAGAACCGAGGACACCGAAGGCGCCCAGCGCACGCTCCCTCGCGCGCGCCCGCAAGCGCCAGTCCCTGGCCCGCTTCTGGCGGTCCTACCGGGCGCACCGCAGCGGCATGTGGGGCCTCGGCCTGCTCATCCTGATCGCGCTCATCGCGATCTTCGCGCCGGCCCTGGTCGGCGCGGACTCTCAGAGCGTGACCGACGCACCCGGCGGCCCGATGGAGGGACCGAGCGGCGAATTCCCGCTCGGCACCGACCAGTTCGGCCGCAGCGTGCTCGCCCTCCTTGTGTACGGGGCGCGGGTATCGCTCACCGTGGGCCTGCTCGCGGCGTTTCTGTGCGTGGCGATCGGCACCGTCATCGGCATCGTCGCGGGCCACTTCCGCGGCTGGTTCTCGACCGTTCTGATGCGGATCACGGACTGGTTCCTGGTGATGCCGACGCTGGTCCTGGCCATCGCGCTGGCGACCGTCATGGACCGCTCGATGTGGACCGTGATCATCGCGATCGGCGTGACGACCTGGCCGACGACCGCGCGCCTGGTGCGCGCCCAGACCCTCTCGGTCGAGGCGCGTCCGTACATCGAGCGGGCCCGCGCGCTGGGCGGCAGCCACAGCCACGTCATGACCCGGCACGTGCTGCCGAACGTCATGCCGCTGGTGCTCGCCCAGACCACGATGGTCATCTCGTCCGCGATCCTGACCGAGGCGACCCTCGCGTTCCTCGGCCTGTCCGACCCGACGGTCACCTCCTGGGGCGGCATGCTCCAGGACGCGCGCGAGGCGGGCGCGGTCAGCGCCGGCGACTGGTGGTACCTGGCCCCGCCCGGCATCGCCATCGCGATCGTCGCGCTCTCCTTCACCCTGTGCGGCCGCGCGGTCGAATCCGTCCTCAACCCGAAGCTGGGGGTGCGCTCATGA
- a CDS encoding bifunctional riboflavin kinase/FAD synthetase, whose amino-acid sequence MQRWRGLEDIPQDWGRSVVTIGSYDGVHRGHQLIIGRAVERARELGIPAVVVTFDPHPSEVVRPGSHPPLLAPHHRRAELMAELGVDAVLILPFTTEFSKLSPADFVAKVLVDKLHARVVVEGPNFRFGHKAAGNVDFLAEQGQTYDFEVEVVDLYVSGSAGGGQPFSSTLTRRLVAEGDVTGAAEILGRPHRVEGVVVRGAQRGRELGFPTANVETLPHTAIPADGVYAGWLYVNDEAMPAAISVGTNPQFDGTERTVEAYAIDRVGLDLYGLHVAVEFVAFVRGMAKFESLDELVAAIADDVKQARELVEASRA is encoded by the coding sequence GTGCAGCGCTGGCGTGGCTTGGAGGACATCCCCCAGGACTGGGGGCGCAGCGTCGTCACCATCGGCTCCTACGACGGGGTGCATCGCGGGCACCAGTTGATCATCGGGCGGGCCGTGGAGCGGGCGCGTGAGCTCGGTATCCCGGCCGTCGTGGTCACCTTCGACCCGCACCCCAGCGAGGTCGTGCGCCCGGGCTCGCACCCGCCGCTGCTCGCCCCGCACCACCGGCGCGCCGAACTGATGGCCGAGCTCGGCGTGGACGCGGTGCTGATCCTGCCGTTCACCACCGAGTTCTCGAAGCTGTCGCCCGCCGACTTCGTGGCGAAGGTGCTCGTCGACAAGCTGCACGCGCGCGTGGTCGTCGAGGGCCCCAACTTCCGCTTCGGCCACAAGGCCGCCGGCAATGTCGACTTCCTGGCCGAGCAGGGACAGACGTACGACTTCGAGGTCGAGGTCGTGGACCTGTACGTCAGCGGGTCGGCCGGGGGCGGCCAGCCGTTCTCGTCCACGCTGACCCGGCGGCTCGTCGCCGAGGGCGATGTGACGGGCGCCGCCGAGATCCTCGGCCGTCCGCATCGCGTCGAGGGCGTCGTCGTGCGCGGCGCGCAGCGCGGGCGTGAGCTCGGCTTCCCGACCGCCAACGTGGAGACCCTCCCGCACACCGCGATCCCGGCCGACGGGGTCTACGCGGGGTGGCTGTACGTGAACGACGAGGCGATGCCCGCGGCGATCTCCGTAGGCACGAACCCGCAGTTCGACGGGACGGAGCGGACGGTCGAGGCGTACGCCATCGACCGCGTCGGCCTCGACCTGTACGGGCTGCACGTGGCCGTGGAGTTCGTGGCGTTCGTGCGCGGCATGGCCAAGTTCGAGTCGCTCGACGAACTCGTCGCCGCGATCGCGGACGACGTGAAGCAGGCGCGCGAGCTCGTCGAGGCGTCCAGGGCCTGA
- a CDS encoding trypsin-like peptidase domain-containing protein, producing MVDPPLVRITDLAGRPRGAGFVADDRGTVVTGHEVVSGLGRLLVHGPGGATCVVEPGSIVELPEANLALLRTQGLGAVPLPVAASGPPVAGAYVRIPAGGWREARVLGRSPVAYVAGGRSHLLDGVLELAVGTDGADALRVGGGAAGGPVLDARTGAVVAVLGTELRAGHRAAGFAMPLRAVAAGAGGRGQLAELLARNAATVPAYGDDLNLGGVLQLAGISVGSDGPGTDGPEPVERPDVTRELDAFTSGADGEARVLALVGEPGSGRTTELAAFAGRRAEGDGAAPTVWLRGADLSEDDASVAQAVGRTLARAGRIVAASREEAVAGDVGDVSAERIAEVARETGRPLVLLLDGPEEMPPVLAHRLSAWSRGTERWLAACGVRLVVACRAEYWEQAGALFGGDVQYGPAAVGPSGLPPCVRIGDLVGEAARRARERLGVPEGALAEREAGHPLSLRLLSEVRAALPGGVAGCPDRDEIFGAYLDLMCLRVAVRLAAPSGVRGSGVRRLAARVAGHVHEAARRSLGPGQGELDRESFEELFPWGARDGVSGWASAVLTEGVLVPAGGGFRFAHEEVADWIQGMHLDVDGALEALVFRRRGDGFPVPRHRAGPVVRALLLIERQQGCAELDVRLRELLPWVGAVGVGVGVAATGSGPEVGAACDGEWVAATGSASGAGGVRAGEWVAATGSAPDAGVARGGEDLAATGSGPDVGAARTGGRLAHPAAPGGRLPKSGGVDRSGWGAGANQAPAAIEQRGSGRSPEAWEAGGPGGQGCGGVSAEAEWWGRELVREVLVRVADAGVYSGVLEGLAERGQFGGAFWMRVVVADDIRFELLRRAVVHDGGEVGGRCLDVVAEALAAEPRRVQRRLTWWFDDERALPALPDATVADAAQALLHTHRHRDPDGLVEALVECAHPRADELLAILVEEEPAALCRAVERWAHDERPDRRVAAAAYGVRVAPRVGDVADRELLRNAALALLEGPDRALHGAALHLLVRDPESRPAYLARALERFAAGDAQPPADALALAVATHPEPVFAAFQARLREPGPGLGDILRTLAELTEPAHARRAAALVRELAEDWPDAAAGHVATFVDRCLEHGDGTRAVMYPLVVGLVSERPPVVRGALARVLAAPGTTASRALRAELLDVLLEEERDPVVLDALLCAAARDSARRGPARTRDLVHRTGMLLVRTPEGAARFDRLLVELARSVPGFAGLVARWLTEAPREWAALVGPSSRRMIENLAGVRVPA from the coding sequence ATGGTGGACCCGCCGCTGGTACGGATCACCGATCTGGCCGGGCGGCCGCGCGGTGCGGGCTTCGTGGCGGACGACCGGGGGACGGTCGTCACGGGCCACGAGGTGGTGAGCGGGCTCGGGCGGCTGCTGGTGCACGGGCCGGGCGGTGCGACCTGTGTGGTGGAGCCCGGGTCGATCGTCGAACTGCCCGAAGCGAACCTGGCGTTGCTGCGCACGCAGGGGCTCGGCGCGGTGCCGCTGCCGGTCGCGGCCTCCGGACCGCCGGTAGCCGGGGCGTACGTCCGGATTCCCGCCGGTGGATGGCGCGAGGCGCGTGTGCTGGGGCGCTCGCCGGTCGCGTACGTGGCCGGGGGCCGCAGTCACCTGTTGGACGGGGTCCTGGAGCTGGCCGTCGGTACGGACGGGGCGGATGCGTTGCGCGTCGGCGGTGGGGCCGCGGGTGGCCCTGTGCTCGACGCGCGTACCGGGGCGGTGGTCGCCGTGCTCGGTACGGAGCTGCGGGCCGGGCACCGGGCGGCCGGGTTCGCGATGCCGCTGCGGGCGGTGGCCGCGGGCGCGGGCGGGCGGGGGCAGCTGGCCGAGCTGCTGGCGCGCAATGCCGCGACGGTGCCCGCGTACGGGGACGATCTGAATCTCGGTGGGGTGCTTCAGCTTGCCGGGATCTCGGTGGGCAGCGACGGGCCGGGGACGGACGGGCCCGAGCCGGTCGAACGGCCTGATGTGACACGGGAGTTGGACGCATTTACGTCGGGTGCGGACGGTGAGGCGCGGGTGCTGGCCCTGGTCGGGGAGCCGGGGAGCGGGCGGACCACGGAACTCGCCGCGTTCGCCGGGCGCCGGGCCGAGGGGGACGGCGCCGCGCCCACGGTGTGGCTGCGGGGCGCGGACCTGAGCGAGGACGACGCGTCGGTCGCGCAGGCGGTGGGGCGGACGCTCGCGCGGGCGGGCCGGATCGTGGCGGCATCGCGGGAGGAGGCGGTCGCCGGGGACGTGGGGGACGTCTCCGCCGAGCGGATCGCCGAGGTCGCCCGGGAGACCGGACGGCCGCTCGTGCTGTTGCTCGACGGGCCGGAGGAGATGCCGCCCGTGCTCGCGCACCGCCTGAGCGCCTGGTCGCGGGGGACCGAGCGGTGGCTCGCGGCGTGCGGGGTGCGGTTGGTGGTGGCGTGCCGTGCCGAGTACTGGGAGCAGGCGGGCGCGCTGTTCGGCGGGGACGTGCAGTACGGGCCGGCGGCCGTGGGGCCGTCCGGGCTGCCTCCGTGCGTACGGATCGGGGACCTTGTGGGAGAGGCGGCGCGGCGGGCGCGGGAGCGGCTCGGCGTGCCCGAGGGGGCGCTCGCGGAGCGGGAGGCCGGGCATCCGCTGTCGTTGCGCCTGCTGAGCGAGGTGCGGGCGGCGCTGCCCGGGGGTGTGGCCGGTTGCCCCGACCGGGACGAGATCTTCGGGGCGTATCTGGACCTGATGTGCCTCCGCGTGGCGGTCCGGCTCGCCGCGCCTTCGGGGGTACGGGGGAGTGGGGTGCGCAGGCTGGCGGCGCGGGTGGCCGGGCACGTGCATGAGGCTGCGCGGCGGAGTCTTGGGCCGGGGCAGGGGGAGTTGGACCGGGAGTCGTTCGAGGAGTTGTTTCCGTGGGGAGCGCGGGACGGGGTGTCCGGGTGGGCGTCGGCGGTGCTGACGGAGGGGGTGCTGGTGCCGGCCGGGGGTGGGTTCCGGTTCGCGCACGAGGAGGTCGCGGACTGGATCCAGGGGATGCATCTGGATGTGGACGGGGCGTTGGAGGCGCTGGTGTTCCGGCGGCGGGGGGACGGGTTTCCTGTGCCGCGGCATCGGGCGGGGCCGGTGGTGCGGGCGTTGCTCTTGATCGAGCGGCAACAGGGGTGCGCGGAACTGGACGTTCGGTTGCGGGAGTTGTTGCCGTGGGTGGGGGCGGTTGGCGTCGGGGTGGGTGTGGCTGCGACGGGGTCGGGCCCTGAGGTGGGTGCGGCCTGCGACGGGGAGTGGGTGGCTGCGACGGGGTCGGCGTCCGGTGCGGGTGGCGTCCGCGCCGGGGAGTGGGTGGCTGCGACGGGGTCGGCGCCCGACGCGGGTGTGGCCCGCGGCGGGGAGGATCTGGCTGCGACGGGGTCGGGCCCTGACGTGGGTGCGGCCCGCACCGGGGGCCGCCTTGCCCACCCTGCCGCCCCAGGCGGCAGATTGCCCAAGTCGGGCGGCGTCGACCGTTCCGGGTGGGGAGCTGGGGCAAATCAAGCCCCTGCGGCGATTGAGCAGCGGGGTTCGGGGCGGAGCCCCGAGGCGTGGGAAGCAGGTGGTCCCGGGGGCCAGGGTTGCGGCGGGGTGTCCGCGGAGGCGGAGTGGTGGGGGAGGGAGTTGGTGCGGGAGGTGTTGGTGCGGGTGGCGGATGCGGGGGTGTATTCGGGGGTGCTGGAAGGGCTCGCGGAGCGGGGGCAGTTCGGCGGGGCGTTCTGGATGCGGGTTGTCGTGGCCGACGACATCCGGTTCGAGCTGCTGCGGCGGGCCGTCGTGCATGACGGGGGTGAGGTCGGAGGGCGGTGTCTCGACGTCGTGGCGGAGGCGCTGGCTGCCGAGCCCCGGCGTGTGCAGCGGAGGTTGACGTGGTGGTTCGACGACGAGCGGGCGCTGCCCGCCCTGCCCGACGCCACCGTCGCCGACGCCGCCCAGGCCCTGCTCCACACTCACCGCCACCGCGACCCCGACGGCCTGGTCGAGGCCCTCGTCGAGTGCGCTCACCCGCGCGCCGACGAGCTGCTGGCCATCCTGGTCGAGGAGGAGCCGGCCGCCCTGTGCCGAGCGGTCGAGCGGTGGGCCCACGACGAGCGGCCCGATCGGCGCGTCGCCGCCGCCGCGTACGGAGTGCGGGTCGCGCCGCGGGTGGGCGATGTCGCGGACCGGGAGCTGCTGCGCAACGCCGCGCTCGCGCTGCTCGAGGGGCCCGACCGTGCCCTGCACGGTGCTGCGCTCCACCTCCTCGTACGGGACCCGGAATCCCGGCCGGCGTACCTGGCGCGCGCGCTCGAGCGCTTCGCGGCGGGCGACGCGCAGCCGCCAGCCGACGCGCTCGCCCTGGCCGTGGCGACCCACCCGGAACCCGTGTTCGCGGCGTTCCAGGCGCGGCTGCGGGAGCCGGGCCCCGGCCTCGGCGACATCCTGCGGACCCTCGCCGAGCTGACCGAACCCGCGCACGCCCGCCGCGCCGCCGCGCTCGTGAGGGAGCTCGCCGAGGACTGGCCGGATGCCGCGGCCGGCCACGTGGCGACGTTTGTCGACCGGTGCCTCGAGCACGGGGACGGTACGCGGGCCGTGATGTACCCGCTGGTCGTGGGTCTTGTGTCGGAGCGGCCCCCGGTCGTGCGCGGCGCCCTGGCGCGGGTGCTCGCCGCGCCCGGCACGACCGCGTCGCGCGCACTGCGGGCCGAGCTGCTCGACGTACTGCTGGAAGAGGAGCGGGACCCCGTCGTGCTCGACGCGCTGCTGTGCGCCGCCGCGCGGGACTCGGCGCGGCGCGGGCCGGCCAGGACGCGGGACCTGGTGCACCGTACGGGCATGCTCCTGGTGCGTACGCCGGAAGGAGCGGCCCGCTTCGACCGGCTGCTCGTGGAGCTCGCGCGGTCCGTGCCCGGCTTCGCGGGCCTGGTGGCGCGATGGCTCACGGAGGCGCCCCGGGAGTGGGCGGCGCTCGTCGGCCCGAGCTCCCGCCGCATGATCGAGAACCTGGCCGGGGTGCGGGTGCCCGCCTAG
- a CDS encoding ABC transporter ATP-binding protein — MTLLEVRDLTVTYAGGAQAVRGVNLSVEAGQKLGIAGESGCGKSTLALALLRLLPKDAKVTGEILLNGEDILTMKWGQVRAVRWAGASIVFQGAMHSLNAVHRIGDQIAEPILLHKKATQEGAKKKVGELLEHVGLPAARANAYPHELSGGQRQRVMIAMALACEPELIIADEPTTALDVMIQAQILRLIEQLVTEENLGLIMISHDLAVLSDTCDRLSVMYAGRVVEEGPALQVYEDAVHPYAKALSAAFPTIGDPASRFAPRGLPGDPPDPSALPSGCTFHPRCPVALDVCASEDQVLRIAGPERRAACVHVGSDEVAATEVEARSTTA; from the coding sequence ATGACCCTTCTCGAGGTACGGGACCTCACCGTCACGTACGCCGGCGGGGCGCAGGCCGTCCGCGGCGTGAACCTGTCCGTAGAGGCGGGCCAGAAGCTCGGCATCGCGGGCGAGTCCGGCTGCGGAAAGTCCACACTGGCGCTCGCGCTGCTTCGGCTGCTCCCCAAGGACGCCAAGGTCACCGGCGAGATCCTGCTGAACGGCGAGGACATCCTCACCATGAAGTGGGGCCAGGTCAGGGCCGTCCGCTGGGCGGGCGCCTCGATCGTGTTCCAGGGCGCGATGCACTCGCTCAACGCGGTGCACCGCATCGGCGACCAGATCGCCGAGCCGATCCTCCTGCACAAGAAGGCGACGCAGGAGGGCGCGAAGAAGAAGGTCGGCGAACTCCTCGAACACGTAGGCCTTCCGGCGGCCCGCGCGAACGCCTATCCGCACGAGTTGTCCGGCGGCCAGCGCCAGCGCGTGATGATCGCGATGGCGCTCGCCTGCGAGCCCGAGCTGATCATCGCCGACGAGCCGACGACGGCCCTCGACGTGATGATCCAGGCCCAGATCCTGCGCCTGATCGAGCAGTTGGTGACCGAGGAGAACCTCGGCCTCATCATGATCAGCCACGACCTGGCGGTCCTCTCCGACACCTGCGACCGGCTCTCCGTGATGTACGCGGGCCGCGTCGTCGAGGAGGGCCCGGCGCTCCAGGTCTACGAGGACGCGGTGCACCCCTACGCGAAGGCGCTGTCGGCGGCGTTCCCCACCATCGGCGACCCGGCCTCCCGGTTCGCGCCGCGCGGGCTGCCCGGCGACCCGCCGGACCCGTCGGCGCTGCCGTCCGGCTGCACCTTCCACCCGCGCTGCCCGGTGGCGCTCGACGTGTGTGCGAGCGAGGACCAGGTGCTGCGGATCGCGGGCCCCGAGCGGCGGGCGGCGTGCGTCCACGTGGGATCCGACGAGGTCGCCGCGACGGAAGTCGAAGCAAGGAGCACCACGGCATGA
- a CDS encoding carboxymuconolactone decarboxylase family protein has protein sequence MEPRLDLFTNPVLGKMLKHVIAAGRSAEGSGIPAPTLNLVMIRASQINGCSGCLDMHVKDAAEAGETAVRLALVAAWREAKVFTEAEKAALELAEAGTRIADSAGVSDEVWEKAAKHYDEAQLGALVGCIAMINTFNRLNVMTQQPAGDYVPGMYG, from the coding sequence ATGGAACCGCGACTCGACCTCTTCACCAACCCGGTCCTCGGCAAGATGCTCAAGCACGTCATCGCGGCGGGCAGGTCCGCCGAGGGCTCGGGCATCCCGGCGCCGACACTGAACCTGGTCATGATCAGGGCCAGCCAGATCAACGGCTGTTCGGGCTGTCTGGACATGCACGTCAAGGACGCCGCAGAGGCCGGTGAGACGGCGGTCCGGCTCGCTCTGGTCGCCGCCTGGCGCGAGGCCAAGGTCTTCACCGAGGCCGAGAAGGCCGCCCTGGAGCTGGCCGAGGCGGGCACCCGCATCGCGGACAGTGCCGGGGTCTCCGACGAGGTGTGGGAGAAGGCCGCCAAGCACTACGACGAGGCGCAGCTCGGCGCGCTGGTCGGCTGCATCGCCATGATCAATACGTTCAACCGGCTCAACGTGATGACCCAGCAGCCGGCGGGCGACTACGTGCCCGGCATGTACGGCTGA